DNA from Roseimicrobium sp. ORNL1:
TGGGTGAACGCTGCACGCGTGACGTTTGGCATCAGAGGCGCTGTTCGGCAAGCCAATCAGCGTCCGCTCAATGGAGGGGTCAGGCATCTGGTTTCCAGGAGTGAACAATCTCTCCATTTTTTCTCAAGAATGCTGAGCGCAGCCGTCCCGCGCTGCAAAGCTGATCAAACAACGCATAGTAGGCCGGCTCCAACTGGGACCAATCGTCGAATTGTTTGAATGTGCCTTCGACGCCGTTGGACCAAAGATCGCCTTTGGGGTGGCCGGTGACCGGCTGATCTTCCCAATTGCCACCCATGTGACCGCGCCAGTCGGGGCCTTTGCTTGAGCTGAGAACTTTGGTTTGGTGGCCTTCGGGTGCAAATGCATGAAGTTCTCTCGACGCGTCTTCCACGTAAAGGCGACCGCAGTGCGGGCATTGGTAGCACGTCCGGACGAATGAAAACCAGGAATCCACTCTTTTGCCCGACTCGATCATATCTTCGAAATCTTCCCAATCCTGATCGGCGACCACATGCGCCTTGTAGGACAGGAAGTCGGAATTGTCAGGAATGACCGCGCCGCACTTGCATCGGATCTTCATCTCTGATGCCTAACACGGAGATCGTTTGCCGACATGAAAAAAACAACCCTTCCATAGCTCGCAAGTATGTGGGCGCTCTCCAGGTATTCTTCCATGCGACTGGAAGAACGTCAGGAGTGCCAGGTGTCTTGTCCCTTGGTGCTCACGACGCAAGGATCTGATTGTGCAGAGTGGATGTGCGCCGCCGCAGGATAAGCCAGTTCTATTTTTTGGCTGGCGTTGACGGCATCGGAACAATCGCAGGTCCGGCCACATCATTGCGCCGGCTGGTCAGACTTTGGAGCGGACGGGCTGTTTCTTTCCAGGTGTGTTGCAGATCCATGTAGCGCTCGTTGATCCACAACAACACGGGCGACATGCGCTCCTGGATGGGTGGTTCCCAAATGTATCTTAGCCATATCTCCCGCCCGCCGAGTGTCGCGGCCGGAAATTCACTGATGTTCGATTCCCAAAAAACCTCACGCCGCGTTTCACCGGGTGCCAGGGTGAAGGATTCTTTTTGCTCGTAGGAATTCGTGGTAAACAGCGGTCCCCGGGGGCCCATGCCGCCGTCCGGGTACAGGTCTATCCACATGAGGCCGTGAACGACCACGGGAAAGCGGGATTCGTTTTTGATCTCGTAGTGGAGGCAGTGCCTCCAATCTTTCTCTGGGTCCTCAGGGGTTACGAGTTCGACGGAGCGGAGGCTCAAGGGATTCTGCACCATCCATTGGGCGGCGATGTAGAAGACCAGCCCCGTGATGACGAGGGCCACTCCCAGGAGCAAGAGTCGGCGGATGTGGCGGCGCATTCAGAAGACTCTGCCGAATGGTGGCTGTAACACCTTCATCCTCAGTAGCGAGTGGCGGAGGGAGAGGGATTCGAACCCCCGGATACTTGCGCATCAACGGTTTTCAAGAACGTTGTGTATGTCGCAAAATCAAGGGAAAGTGCGGTGTGGTGCAGATTTGGTGCATCTTTTTTCTTGTAAAGATGGAGAGAACTGGGCACATCTAGGGAAATCATGGCCGTTGGAAAAGTCACTCTCTCTCCCTACAAAGTAACCGGACGCCCTCAAAAATGGCAGGTGGCTTGGCCGAATCCCGAGCCCGGCAAGCCCCGACTTCGGAAAAGGTTCATCAGCAAGACAGATGCCAAACAGTTCAAATCGGAAAAGGACGTCGAGATCCTCAACGATGGGAGGGAAGTAGCTGGATTGCCTGATTCGTGGACTCGGGATGCGGCATGGGCACGGAAGCAATTGGAGCACGCGGGCGTCACACTTCGCCATGTGGTTGAGGATTACTTACATCGCCATCGCGTGGCACAGAGGAGTACTGGCCTAAAGGATGCGGTGGAAGATTACCTAGAAGCTCGCGAGAATGACGGACTAGCAGCGCGTTCGCTTGGTGACGCCCGCGCCCGCTTACGGCGCTTCTATGGCGATATGCCCACGGATGCAAAGGTGAGTGATGTGCAGAAACGGGACATGGAAGATTGGCTTGCCGGGCTGAAGGTGGCGGCACAGACCAAGCGGAACTTCCAGCGTGTACTTCACACGTTCTTCCAGTGGGCAGAGGGTAGGGGATACTGCCAAGAAAATCCCGCCGCGTTGAAGCGAGCCACAA
Protein-coding regions in this window:
- a CDS encoding tyrosine-type recombinase/integrase gives rise to the protein MAVGKVTLSPYKVTGRPQKWQVAWPNPEPGKPRLRKRFISKTDAKQFKSEKDVEILNDGREVAGLPDSWTRDAAWARKQLEHAGVTLRHVVEDYLHRHRVAQRSTGLKDAVEDYLEARENDGLAARSLGDARARLRRFYGDMPTDAKVSDVQKRDMEDWLAGLKVAAQTKRNFQRVLHTFFQWAEGRGYCQENPAALKRATTKKAKTAVRPVQIFTPGELRTVLENCPREILAFHVLGAFCGIRSAELERLDWADVDLKRGQVAVSPEQSKTASRRFVPVPEAARQWLAAVAEQSGPVTPHNAVMWLCRQFHRDLVKHHNLEWKDNGLRHSFASYSLAMHEDAPRVSLWLGQMSPSVVFRHYRERATKEDAEAYFAVVPANEPGNVVAFSERAA